The Juglans regia cultivar Chandler chromosome 2, Walnut 2.0, whole genome shotgun sequence genome includes a window with the following:
- the LOC108999376 gene encoding disease resistance protein At4g27190-like, with protein sequence MEVVASIVGGLVVETGRLFFGCIHSTTNTIKVRSNLDALEKGTRSLRTLQEELINQSELAMRKGKVPDTPVTEWIKTVEEFLPKVHQIQAVNLPRHSLNCSKRNKISKKVVEMLKEIERLILAGGSHLGKVAVSCSAPTVVEHIPGPPIRDQTMASTMLAKTMTLLSDDGIGRIGVWGMGGIGKTTLVRNLNNELKNTSMQPFSIVIWITVSRNSDVSKVQREIAARLNLGARMGESLERMAIQLHHRLEEEKFLLILDDVWEKIDLDSLGIPQPEVQKGSKIILTSRFLDVCRYMMTDVELKVDCLGDEEAWQLFTRHAGNVVSLEHIRPFAEVITRECCGLPLAIIIVGAAMRGKTMVQLWEHALYELQRSVPCTGSVEDKVYKPLKWSYDSLEGKNKKPCFLYCALFPEDFSIEISELVWCWRAEGLIDEQENYEDSFNRGISLIENLKDSCLLEDGARQGTVKMHDVVRDVAIWISSSSEDGCKSLVRSGISLSEISAFELSNSLKRVSFMKNKIIRLPDCVLQCSGASTLLLQGNPPLDRIPERFLQGFEALRVLNMSGTRIQSLPLSLLQLGDLRALILRDCFFLEELPSLEGLSRLEVLDLSATPIGELPGGTGNLSNLRQLNLCRTRLLKTIQAGILSKLSCLEVLDMTLSGYQLRVKRVSEMEQASFEELGCLERLLALCIRLKRIPCPDSEDLSWINRLKRFQLFIGPEAISLKSRHDTRMVTIGGLDLSGERIGWLLGNASSLVLFTCWGLNEMLKDLVINNVGSFAGLKSLTIARSDSSFAKRGGGHAVRCDLLPNLEELHLEQLTCIESISELVEHLGLRFLRLKLMEVTRCKQMKDLLCCGFSIITLPRLEVIKISYCPEFEALFNCHAMQGTTPDTVVPNLRKLKLEDVPKLRTLCRDQETWPRLEQAEFINCNRLRKLPLTEKNADNIQEIRGETEWWDALMWDTDSTKSSLQPYFHPAEPRVSTCQTRSNFKRE encoded by the coding sequence ATGGAAGTGGTGGCTTCGATTGTTGGTGGACTAGTTGTAGAAACTGGCCGGCTTTTCTTTGGCTGTATCCATTCTACGACCAACACTATCAAAGTCAGATCAAACCTCGATGCTTTGGAGAAGGGGACGAGATCCCTTAGGACTCTACAAGAAGAACTCATAAATCAATCGGAATTAGCTATGAGAAAAGGAAAAGTGCCAGATACTCCAGTTACGGAATGGATTAAGACGGTTGAGGAGTTTTTGCCTAAAGTCCATCAGATTCAAGCTGTAAATCTTCCTCGACATTCCTTGAATTGCAGTAAGCGGAATAAAATAAGCAAGAAAGTGGTAGAAATGCTCAAAGAGATAGAAAGGCTTATACTAGCTGGAGGATCCCACCTTGGTAAAGTTGCTGTCAGTTGTTCAGCACCCACAGTAGTGGAGCATATTCCTGGACCTCCAATTCGAGATCAAACGATGGCATCTACAATGTTAGCCAAAACTATGACTCTGTTGTCTGATGATGGGATCGGGAGAATTGGGGTTTGGGGAATGGGTGGGATAGGGAAGACTACTCTGGTAAGAAATTTGAACAATGAGCTCAAGAATACTTCGATGCAGCCTTTCAGCATCGTGATATGGATCACGGTTTCCAGGAACTCGGACGTATCAAAGGTCCAAAGAGAAATAGCTGCGAGATTGAATTTGGGGGCTAGAATGGGAGAAAGCCTGGAGAGAATGGCTATCCAACTTCATCACAGGCTTGAGGAGGAGAAATTTCTTCTCATTCTAGATGACGTTTGGGAGAAAATTGACTTGGACAGTTTGGGCATCCCACAGCCTGAAGTTCAAAAGGGTTCTAAGATCATATTGACTTCTCGATTTTTGGATGTTTGTAGGTATATGATGACAGATGTGGAACTTAAAGTGGATTGTTTAGGCGATGAAGAAGCTTGGCAATTGTTTACTCGACATGCAGGGAATGTGGTTAGTCTGGAACATATTAGACCATTCGCAGAAGTAATTACTAGAGAATGTTGCGGATTACCTCTAGCCATCATCATTGTGGGAGCTGCCATGAGAGGAAAGACAATGGTCCAGCTGTGGGAGCATGCCTTGTACGAGTTGCAAAGATCAGTGCCTTGTACAGGAAGCGTGGAGGACAAGGTCTATAAGCCTTTGAAGTGGAGTTACGACTCATTAGaaggtaaaaacaaaaaaccttgTTTCCTGTATTGCGCTTTGTTTCCCGAAGACTTCTCAATTGAGATAAGTGAACTAGTATGGTGTTGGCGTGCGGAAGGTTTGATTGATGAACAAGAAAACTATGAGGATTCATTCAATAGAGGAATTTCCTTGATTGAAAATCTCAAGGATTCTTGTTTGTTGGAAGATGGTGCCCGTCAGGGCACTGTGAAGATGCATGACGTTGTTCGTGATGTTGCTATATGGATTTCATCCTCGTCTGAGGATGGATGTAAATCCCTTGTGCGTTCAGGGATTAGCTTGAGCGAGATCTCAGCTTTTGAGCTATCGAATTCTCTCAAAAGAGTTTCTTTCATGAAGAACAAGATAATAAGGCTACCTGATTGTGTGCTACAATGTTCAGGGGCCTCAACTTTGCTACTACAAGGTAATCCTCCCCTTGATAGAATTCCTGAGAGATTCCTGCAAGGATTTGAAGCACTCAGAGTCCTGAATATGAGTGGAACTCGCATTCAGTCATTGCCTCTCTCTCTACTTCAACTTGGTGACCTACGTGCTCTCATTTTGAGGGATTGCTTCTTCCTTGAAGAACTACCCTCACTGGAAGGGCTTAGTAGACTTGAAGTGCTAGATCTCTCTGCCACCCCTATCGGAGAATTGCCAGGAGGGACTGGAAACTTGAGCAACTTGAGGCAACTAAACTTATGCCGTACTCGCCTTCTCAAAACCATTCAAGCTGGAATTTTATCCAAGTTGTCTTGTTTAGAGGTTCTGGATATGACACTCAGTGGTTACCAATTGAGAGTGAAGAGAGTCTCAGAAATGGAGCAGGCATCTTTTGAAGAGCTGGGATGCCTTGAGCGATTGCTGGCTTTATGCATCAGATTGAAGAGGATACCTTGTCCCGACTCTGAAGATCTTTCCTggataaatagattaaaaagATTCCAACTTTTCATCGGCCCAGAAGCCATCTCCTTAAAGAGTAGGCATGACACAAGGATGGTAACTATCGGCGGTCTTGATCTTTCTGGAGAACGGATTGGGTGGCTGTTGGGTAATGCAAGTTCGCTTGTCTTATTTACTTGTTGGGGATTGAATGAAATGCTAAAAGACTTGGTGATCAACAATGTTGGCAGCTTTGCTGGTTTAAAATCACTTACTATTGCAAGGTCTGACAGCAGTTTTGCAAAACGAGGAGGAGGACATGCGGTCCGTTGTGACCTACTACCAAATTTGGAGGAACTTCATCTCGAGCAGCTGACTTGCATAGAAAGCATTTCTGAACTTGTTGAGCATCTCGGGCTGAGATTTCTTAGACTAAAATTAATGGAAGTAACCCGATGTAAGCAAATGAAAGATCTTCTCTGTTGTGGTTTCTCCATTATCACCCTGCCAAGACTAGAAGTAATCAAGATAAGCTACTGTCCCGAGTTTGAAGCGCTCTTTAACTGTCATGCAATGCAGGGTACGACTCCAGATACTGTTGTTCCAAACTTACGGAAACTGAAATTGGAGGATGTTCCCAAATTAAGGACTCTTTGCAGAGACCAAGAGACATGGCCGCGTCTAGAGCAGGCTGAGTTTATCAATTGTAATCGTCTTAGGAAGCTGCCTCTTACTGAAAAAAATGCAGATAACATACAAGAAATTAGAGGAGAAACAGAATGGTGGGACGCATTGATGTGGGATACCGATTCAACGAAATCAAGTCTGCAGCCTTATTTTCATCCAGCTGAGCCCCGGGTAAGTACGTGTCAGACCCGGTCTAATTTTAAGAGAGAATAG